From a single Paenibacillus sp. FSL R5-0345 genomic region:
- the asd gene encoding aspartate-semialdehyde dehydrogenase, which yields MSRKLRAGIVGGTGMVGQRFIALLENHPWFEVTAIAASARSAGKTYEESAKGRWKLSTPMPENVKNIMVQDASKVEEVAADVDLIFCAVDMKKEEIKALEEAYARTGTPVISNNSAHRWTPDVPMVIPEINPEHLEVIAQQRKRLGTETGFIAVKPNCSIQSYVPALHALKEFNPSKVVVTTYQAISGAGKTFADWPEMLDNVIPYIGGEEEKSEQEPLRIWGSVQEEGIVKSEAPTITSQCIRVPVADGHMAAVFVSFEKKPSKEEILNLWNSFKGRPQELELPSAPKQFITYFEEENRPQTKLDRDIENGMGVSTGRLREDAIYDYKFVGLSHNTLRGAAGGAVLIAELLKAEGYIQPK from the coding sequence ATGTCAAGAAAGCTAAGAGCCGGCATAGTTGGCGGCACAGGAATGGTAGGTCAGCGTTTTATTGCCCTTCTAGAGAATCATCCTTGGTTTGAAGTAACTGCGATTGCTGCCAGTGCGAGATCTGCTGGGAAAACGTATGAAGAATCGGCCAAGGGCAGATGGAAGCTATCTACACCAATGCCTGAGAACGTGAAGAATATTATGGTCCAAGATGCTTCTAAGGTAGAAGAAGTAGCTGCGGACGTGGATTTGATCTTTTGCGCAGTAGACATGAAGAAAGAGGAGATTAAAGCGCTCGAGGAGGCTTATGCTCGTACGGGTACTCCAGTAATCTCTAATAACTCAGCGCATCGCTGGACACCTGACGTGCCTATGGTTATTCCTGAAATTAACCCGGAGCATCTTGAGGTTATAGCGCAGCAAAGAAAACGTTTGGGAACAGAGACCGGGTTCATTGCTGTTAAACCTAACTGCTCCATTCAAAGTTATGTGCCTGCACTACATGCACTTAAAGAATTCAACCCTTCTAAAGTTGTCGTTACAACCTACCAAGCGATTTCCGGTGCAGGTAAGACTTTTGCTGACTGGCCGGAAATGCTGGACAACGTGATTCCTTATATTGGTGGGGAGGAAGAGAAGAGCGAGCAGGAACCTTTACGGATCTGGGGAAGTGTTCAAGAGGAAGGCATCGTAAAAAGTGAAGCGCCAACCATTACTTCGCAGTGTATCCGTGTGCCTGTAGCCGATGGTCATATGGCTGCTGTATTTGTTTCTTTTGAGAAGAAACCATCTAAAGAAGAGATTCTGAACCTCTGGAATAGCTTCAAAGGACGCCCTCAAGAGCTTGAGCTGCCTAGCGCACCTAAACAGTTCATTACCTATTTCGAAGAGGAGAACCGTCCTCAGACCAAACTGGATCGTGATATCGAGAACGGAATGGGCGTATCAACAGGCAGACTTCGGGAAGATGCCATCTATGATTACAAGTTCGTAGGTCTCTCCCATAACACCTTGCGCGGAGCTGCTGGCGGGGCTGTATTGATCGCTGAGCTTCTGAAAGCAGAAGGTTATATTCAGCCTAAATAA
- a CDS encoding DUF3934 family protein, which produces MGAKSKGGGTGRGTGSKGWTRWNKTAKPVKPAKGAPTTGPGAKDANGSKGNNVKKSGSTK; this is translated from the coding sequence ATGGGTGCAAAAAGTAAAGGTGGCGGCACGGGCAGAGGTACGGGGAGTAAGGGCTGGACACGCTGGAACAAAACAGCAAAACCAGTTAAACCTGCAAAAGGTGCCCCAACCACGGGTCCAGGCGCTAAAGATGCAAATGGAAGCAAGGGCAATAACGTGAAAAAAAGTGGAAGCACGAAATAG